The window AATATCTGGTTCCTGTAGGAGAACACCTTGTTGTAACAGACGGAATGCTTGTAAAATCTGGAGATAAGATCACAGACGGAGCTATTTCTCCGCATGACGTACTGTCTATAAAAGGTCTTGTTGCAGCAGAGCAGTTTATACTAGAATCTGTTCAACAGGTATATAGAGATCAAGGGGTAACGGTAAACGATAAGCATATAGAGATTATCGTTAAGCAGATGTTTAAGAAAGTCAGAATAGTAGATTCTGGTTCATCACTTTTCTTAGAAGACGAAGTTGTAGAAAAGAGAGTAATGGATCTTGAGAATGAAGTGTTAAGAGCAGCTGGTAAACGTGAGATACAATATCAACCGATTATCCAGGGAATAACTAAAGCAGCAGTAAATACTGGAAGCTTTATTTCGGCGGCATCATTCCAAGAGACGACAAAGGTACTTTCTAATGCAGCTATCGAAGGAAAAGAAGACTATTTAGAAGGTCTTAAAGAAAATGTAATTATAGGAAAGATGATTCCTGCTGGAACAGGATTCTCAGCTTATAAGACGATAGAACCTAAGAAACTTCAAGACTAATAAAATAGGCGACTTTTGTCGCCTATTTTGATATTTTTCACTCTTTATAAAATAAAGGCACCGAATATATCATAAAAAAAGCATCAATCTACAAGGGGATCAAATAAAAAGATAAACTTTGAGAGAAGGGGCGGATTTCTGATGAGAAGTATGACCGGTTATTCTAAGGAATTGTTTGAAAATGATGACTTCAGAGTAAAAATAGAGATAAAAAGTGTAAACAACAAAAATTTAAATCTGAAAATAAAATTACCTTATATACTGAATTTTTTGGAAAACAAGATAAAGACCGAAGTAGCTTCAAGAGTTTCTAGGGGTTCTGTAGATCTAAGAATTGATTTTGAAGATAAGAGAGAGCTCGGAGAGCTATTTGAGTATAACGGTAATCTAGCCTCATCTTATATGAAAGTTTTGGAAAGACTGGAGGAAGATTTTAATGAAAAGTTCTCTAGTAAACTGGATATTCTGATCAAACAGCCCAGTGTAGTGAGAAAAAATGAGCTGGAAATAGACGAAGCTGAATATGCTGATATTGTTAAAAATACACTTCATAAAGCCATAGATTCCTTTTTAGAGATGAAAGAAGGGGAGGGAGCTAGACTTAAACTTTACTTTGAAGAGCGGCTAAAGTCTATAGAGGAAAAAGTAGCTCAGATAATAGAAAAAAAAGAAGACGTTGTAGACGACTACAGAGAGAAACTCCTAGAAAGATTAGATAGAGTTAGAAGAGATATAGAATTCAAAAAAGAGGATATGTTGAAAGAGATATTATTATTTACTGACAAATCAGATATATCAGAAGAGACTTCGAGACTAGAAAGTCATATAGAACAATTAAAAATGGAGCTTGAAAAAAATGGATCTAGTATAGGGAAAAAACTCGACTTTATTCTCCAGGAGATGTTTAGGGAACTTAACACTACAGGGGTAAAGTGCAATTTGTATGATATATCAAAACTGGTTGTGGAATGTAAAAACGAGGTTGAGAAAATACGTGAGCAGGCCTTGAATATCGAATAGGAGGCAATGAGATGAAACCTATAAATATAGGCTTTGGAAATATGGTAATAGATGAAAGAATCGTGGGGATAATAGCTCCTGATTCTGCACCTAGCAAACGACTAAAAGATGAGGCTAAAACTCAAAATAAATTAA is drawn from uncultured Ilyobacter sp. and contains these coding sequences:
- a CDS encoding YicC/YloC family endoribonuclease, giving the protein MRSMTGYSKELFENDDFRVKIEIKSVNNKNLNLKIKLPYILNFLENKIKTEVASRVSRGSVDLRIDFEDKRELGELFEYNGNLASSYMKVLERLEEDFNEKFSSKLDILIKQPSVVRKNELEIDEAEYADIVKNTLHKAIDSFLEMKEGEGARLKLYFEERLKSIEEKVAQIIEKKEDVVDDYREKLLERLDRVRRDIEFKKEDMLKEILLFTDKSDISEETSRLESHIEQLKMELEKNGSSIGKKLDFILQEMFRELNTTGVKCNLYDISKLVVECKNEVEKIREQALNIE
- a CDS encoding DUF370 domain-containing protein gives rise to the protein MKPINIGFGNMVIDERIVGIIAPDSAPSKRLKDEAKTQNKLIDATFGRKTRALIITDSDHVIMSAINPETIAVRIEKGE